The Solidesulfovibrio fructosivorans JJ] sequence CCATGTTCACGGCCACGGCCTTGCCGTCGCGCAGCTCGTAAACCTCGACCGGGCAGACATCGACGCATTCGCCGTCGCCAATACACTTCTTCGCATCGACAGTGA is a genomic window containing:
- a CDS encoding ferredoxin, which encodes MGYKVTVDAKKCIGDGECVDVCPVEVYELRDGKAVAVNMEECLGCESCVEVCDQDAITVEEE